From a single Nicotiana tomentosiformis chromosome 2, ASM39032v3, whole genome shotgun sequence genomic region:
- the LOC138904673 gene encoding uncharacterized protein, translated as MTGNEVTQLEHNHPSFLQASDAPGLVLVPIKLTGPENYALWSRTMKLALRGKSKLGFVDGSCVKGMYRGELAEQWEKCNAIVLSWIGSTVASELIPSIMFASSAKKFLMGLNESYSNVRSNVLMKRHVVSMNEAYAIVTQEESQRALRVG; from the exons ATGACAGGAAATGAAGTAACACAGCTAGAGCACAATCATCCGTCATTTCTCCAAGCATCAGATGCTCCAGGACTAGTTTTAGTGCCAATTAAGCTTACAGGGCCAGAGAATTATGCACTGTGGAGTAGGACGATGAAGCTAGCACTTAGGGGAAAGAGCAAGCTTGGTTTTGTAGACGGAAGCTGTGTAAAAGGCATGTACAGAGGTGAGTTAGCAGAGCAATGGGAGAAATGCAATGCGATTGTATTGTCATGGATAGGTAGTACGGTTGCGAGTGAATTGATACCGAGTATCATGTTCGCGTCTAGTGCAAAGAAG TTTCTTATGGGGCTAAATGAAAGCTATAGTAATGTGAGAAGCAATGTGTTGATGAAAAGGCATGTAGTTAGTATGAATGAAGCTTATGCCATAGTGACTCAGGAAGAAAGTCAAAGGGCTTTAAGAGTGGGCTGA
- the LOC138904672 gene encoding uncharacterized protein, which translates to MNKDPLTVMAGWPQYNKPKKIGICEHCGYKGHLKENFYKIVGYPAYFKSKKKTHVAGGSKTFANNASAEETSNSEGQPQGHYLTQEQYKQLVGLLNKPIGAECSTNMACIVSLMSNATEKDWIVNIGATHHITCNMDLLDTLKIIDGYRSILGNQKVKDVLYVPDFKFNLLSVSKLTKDLSCLAAFYPDFCVLQGLYSGKCDILLSSYGIIHQTSCPYTPQQNGTVERKHRHILEVARALKFQSGVPIRFWGDCVKTAVYEPKVDHLRVFGCHCHAAALPRGDKFAPRARKAVFIGYSETQKGYRVYDLEHNSFFVSRDVVFQEIRFLFKDIGVEADDMFHQVPISPEEPISDPTPIQSIAQENTGSFMNQDAISSHESDDASTDLEQEEIAPILAPLEQMDTPNSALREGSEEVLPVESVAEQEHAPAITNLPTQPVQREPRKTTPPIWMKDYVTTTKLSRNCKFPISNHVWYDHLTTAYQAYLQAFSVLVEPKSFKEAA; encoded by the exons ATGAACAAGGACCCATTGACTGTGATGGCAGGTTGGCCTCAATATAACAAACCTAAAAAGATAGGAATATGTGAACACTGTGGATATAAGGGACATTTAAAGGAAAATTTCTACAAGATAGTAGGATATCCAGCATATTTTAAAAGCAAGAAAAAGACTCATGTTGCAGGAGGAAGCAAGACATTTGCCAATAATGCAAGTGCAGAAGAAACCAGCAACTCTGAAGGTCAACCACAAGGGCATTACCTGACACAGGAACAATACAAGCAACTAGTAGGATTGCTGAACAAACCTATAGGTGCAGAATGTTCCACAAATATGGCATGTATTGTTTCATTAATGTCCAATGCCACAGAAAAAGATTGGATAGTGAATATAGGTGCCACTCATCACATAACCTGTAATATGGACTTACTAGATACACTTAAGATCATTGATGGATATAGGAGT ATTCTAGGAAATCAGAAAGTGAAAGATGTGCTTTATGTACCAGATTTTAAATTTAACTTGCTATCAGTGTCAAAGCTCACCAAAGACCTCAGTTGTTTGGCTGCCTTCTACCCTGACTTCTGTGTGTTGCAGGGACTCTACAGTGGCAAG TGTGATATCTTGTTGTCTTCTTATGGTATTATTCATCAAACTAGTTGCCCCtatacaccacaacaaaatggaacTGTGGAAAGAAAGCACAGGCACATTTTAGAGGTGGCTAGAGCATTAAAATTTCAAAGTGGAGTTCCTATAAGGTTTTGGGGAGATTGTGTTAAGACTGCAGTATAT GAACCTAAGGTTGATCATCTAAGGGTGTTTGGTTGCCATTGTCATGCAGCAGCCTTGCCTAGGGGAGATAAGTTTGCCCCCAGGGCTAGGAAGGCAGTATTCATTGGGTATTCAGAAACACAAAAGGGCTACAGAGTGTATGACCTTGAACATAATTCATTTTTTGTAAGCAGGGATGTGGTTTTTCAAGAAATAAGATTTCTTTTCAAGGATATAGGTGTTGAAGCTGATGATATGTTTCACCAGGTGCCTATCTCACCGGAAGAGCCCATTTCTGATCCAACACCCATACAATCTATAGCTCAAGAAAACACTGGTTCATTTATGAATCAGGATGCCATTAGCTCTCATGAAAGTGATGATGCCTCTACAGACTTGGAACAAGAAGAAATAGCCCCAATCCTTGCACCACTAGAGCAAATGGATACTCCAAATTCAGCATTAAGAGAGGGATCAGAAGAAGTTCTTCCTGTAGAATCTGTTGCTGAGCAAGAGCATGCCCCAGCAATAACAAACTTACCTACACAACCTGTTCAAAGAGAACCTAGAAAGACAACTCCTCCCATATGGATGAAGGATTATGTGACTACTACAAAGCTGTCTAGAAACTGCAAGTTTCCAATTTCCAATCATGTTTGGTACGATCATCTTACCACAGCATATCAAGCTTATTTACAAGCTTTCTCAGTTCTTGTGGAACCTAAATCCTTCAAAGAGGCAGCATAG
- the LOC108947702 gene encoding uncharacterized mitochondrial protein AtMg00810-like, producing the protein MKDLEELRYFLGIEVLRSQGGIVLNQRKYTMELISEAGLSGCRPVATPMELNHKLTTVDYDNHVGNTEDKQLEDAGKYQKLIGKLLYLTITRLNLSFVVQVLSQFMQNPK; encoded by the coding sequence ATGAAAGACTTAGAGGAGTTGAGATACTTTCTTGGAATAGAGGTTCTAAGATCACAGGGAGGAATTGTATTGAACCAGAGGAAATATACAATGGAACTCATTTCAGAGGCAGGCTTGAGTGGATGCAGGCCAGTGGCAACTCCAATGGAGCTCAATCATAAGCTAACTACTGTGGACTATGACAACCATGTTGGGAATACAGAAGATAAGCAATTGGAGGATGCAGGAAAATACCAAAAACTGATAGGAAAGCTGCTTTATTTGACCATTACAAGGCTAAATTTAAGCTTTGTTGTGCAAGTATTGAGTCAATTTATGCAGAATCCTAAATAA